A genomic window from Gossypium hirsutum isolate 1008001.06 chromosome D10, Gossypium_hirsutum_v2.1, whole genome shotgun sequence includes:
- the LOC121222259 gene encoding probable protein phosphatase 2C 41, with amino-acid sequence MMFFPSFLDGLARTVSMKKGKNTCSTEDDIGREVAETLAKDAKKNDLMLSSSATFKSNKSNKFASICSKRGQKGISQDCTIVWEEFGCQEDMTFCGIFDGHGPWGHIIAKRVKQSVPPSLLCNWQKALALTSLGQELNTEPNRSTRNHQFDIWKQSCLKTYADIDQELKHHPGIDSFHSGTTALTIIKQGEHLVIANVGDSRAVLATISDDGNLIPFQLTIDFKPNIPEEAERIRQSQGRVSCLRDEPGVYRVWMPKGDAPGLAVSRAIGDHCVKEFGLISVPDVTQRNITNKDQFVILATDGVWDVISYEEAVEIVCSTDDREKSAKRLVQCAMRAWRSKKRGIAMDDISAICLFFHPKLFQEVNPFKASK; translated from the exons ATGATGTTTTTCCCATCGTTTCTCGATGGATTGGCGAGGACGGTTTCAATGAAGAAAGGGAAGAATACTTGTAGTACGGAGGATGATATCGGACGAGAAGTGGCGGAAACCTTGGCCAAGGATGCCAAGAAGAACGATTTGATGTTGAGTTCCTCTGCTACTTTTAAGTCCAACAAATCAAACAAATTTGCCTCAATCTGTTCCAAGAGAGGACAAAAGGGAATCAGCCAAGATTGTACAATAGTCTGGGAG GAATTTGGATGCCAAGAGGACATGACTTTCTGTGGTATTTTTGATGGTCATGGTCCATGGGGTCATATTATAGCCAAAAGGGTCAAACAATCAGTGCCTCCTTCTTTGCTTTGCAACTGGCAAAAGGCCCTTGCCTTAACCTCACTTGGCCAAGAACTCAACACCGAACCGAACCGAAGTACTCGTAATCATCAGTTTGATATTTGGAAACAATCTTGCTTGAAAACATATGCTGACATTGATCAAGAGCTTAAACACCACCCTGGGATTGATTCATTCCATAGTGGAACAACAGCTTTGACAATCATTAAACAG GGTGAACATCTTGTTATAGCAAATGTTGGTGATTCAAGGGCAGTGTTAGCAACCATATCAGATGATGGCAATTTGATCCCATTTCAGCTCACTATTGATTTCAAGCCTAACATTCCCG AGGAAGCTGAAAGAATAAGACAGTCACAAGGGAGAGTGAGCTGTTTAAGAGATGAACCAGGGGTTTACCGGGTGTGGATGCCAAAAGGGGACGCCCCAGGGCTAGCAGTTTCAAGAGCCATTGGTGACCACTGTGTGAAAGAGTTTGGGCTAATTTCAGTGCCTGATGTGACACAAAGGAATATCACAAACAAAGACCAGTTTGTCATTTTAGCAACAGATGGG GTGTGGGATGTTATATCCTATGAAGAAGCAGTGGAGATTGTTTGTTCCACAGATGATAGGGAGAAGTCAGCGAAAAGGTTGGTCCAATGTGCGATGAGAGCATGGAGATCTAAGAAAAGAGGGATAGCAATGGATGATATTTCAGCCATTTGCCTCTTCTTTCACCCGAAGCTGTTTCAAGAGGTCAACCCCTTCAAGGCCTCCAAATAG